One genomic segment of Parus major isolate Abel chromosome 10, Parus_major1.1, whole genome shotgun sequence includes these proteins:
- the SECISBP2L gene encoding selenocysteine insertion sequence-binding protein 2-like, with protein MDKADKNVKLSAEVEPFIPQKKGPETLMIPMALPNDSGGINGMEPTPIPSYLITCYPFVQENQSNRQFPLYNNDIRWQQPSPNPAGPYLAYPIISAQPPVSSEYTYYQLMPAPCAQVMGFYHPFPTPYPAPFQTANAVSTVTTECAERPSPSGQVFPLSTQRSRSSNRGPVIQKQQQLQMHIKNKRPPVKNVATQKETSSSGPENRSKIVLLVDASQQTDFPSDIANKSLSESSSTMLWKSKGRRRRTSHPAAESSSEQGASEADIDSDSGYCSPKHGNNQAAAMASRNTDSCAMNVVEPSINTTGIGWTNVNSQATQKKPWIEKTPTFSRGGRQAEQRNNPQSGFRCRDHSTSSERRQSLQKRHEKPSATSQASRAEQSPEPLYFEDEDEFPELNSDNGSSKSSSIQQKISPKVLDDLPENSPINIVQTPIPITTSVPKRAKSQKKKALAAALATAQEYSEISMEQKKLQEALSKAAGKKSKTPVQLDLGDMLAALEKQQQAMKARQITNTRPLSYTVGSAAPFHTKESASRKSLTKGQPSMGCLNPLDSTAPKVKRGKEREIAKLKRPTALKKIILKEREEKKGRLSGDHSLLGSDEQKEAHLNLTADQSQELASQEETGLSMPSDTSLSPASQNSPYCMTPVSQGSPASSGIGSPMASSAITKIHSKRFREYCNQVLSKEIDECVTLLLQELVSFQERIYQKDPMRAKARRRLVMGLREVTKHMKLNKIKCVIISPNCEKIQSKGGLDEALYNVIAMAREQEIPFVFALGRKALGRCVNKLVPVSVVGIFNYSGAEDLFNKLVSLTEEARKAYRDMVAAMEQEQAEEALKNVKKAPHHMGHSRNPSAASAISFCSVISEPISEVNEKEYETNWRNMVETSDGLETSENERESVCKAAVPEKAGNGQMEKATLNKQPPLATTGATSATNHGKSTPGDKDEVKPDDNLEWASQQSTETGSLDGSCRDLLNSSMTSTTSTLVPGMLEEEEEEEDDDDEDYAHEPISVEVQLNSRIESWVSETQRTMETLQLGKTLSGAEEDNAEQSEEEEIETSEQADPITDGEEWTNDKHASNTQHKPTICSSLNKEHTDSIYMP; from the exons AATGTCAAGCTGTCAGCTGAAGTAGAACCATTTATTCCTCAGAAGAAGGGTCCAGAAACACTAATGATCCCAATGGCACTTCCTAATGACAGTGGAGGAATTAATGGAATGGAACCAACTCCAATCCCTAGCTACCTGATCACTTGCTATCCATTTGTACAGGAAAATCAATCCAACAG acagTTTCCATTATATAACAATGACATCAGATGGCAGCAACCCAGCCCAAATCCTGCAGGACCATACCTTGCTTATCCTATAATATCTGCACAGCCACCTGTTTCTTCAGAATATACTTACTATCAGCTGATGCCAGCACCATGTGCTCAGGTCATGGGTTTCTATCATCCTTTCCCTACGCCATATCCTGCACCCTTTCAAACAGCAAATGCTGTAAGTACAGTTACTACAGAATGCGCTGAGCGTCCCAGCCCGTCAGGCCAGGTCTTTCCGTTGTCCACTCAGCGGAGCAGAAGCAGTAACAGGGGACCAGTCATTCAAAAA caacagcagttACAGATGCACATAAAAAATAAACGTCCTCCAGTGAAAAATGTTGCCACTCAGAAGGAGACCAGTTCATCAGGCCCTGAGAACAGATCAAAGATTGTTTTGTTGGTTGATGCATCACAGCAAACag ACTTTCCTTCAGATATAGCCAATAAATCACTTTCTGAGAGCTCCTCCACGATGCTTTGGAAGTCAAAGGGCAGGCGCAGGAGAACCTCTCATCCTGCTGCAGAGTCCTCCAGTGAACAGGGCGCAAGTGAGGCAGACATTGACAGTGACAGTGGCTATTGTAGTCCTAAGCATGGCAATAACCAGGCTGCAGCTATGGCTTCAAGAAATACAGATTCTTGTGCAATGAAT gttGTAGAACCATCAATAAATACAA CTGGTATAGGTTGGACTAATGTAAATTCCCAAGCAACGCAAAAAAAGCCTTGGATTGAAAAAACTCCGACCTTTTCTAGAGGTGGAAGACAAGCTGAGCAAAGAAATAATCCACAG TCTGGTTTCAGATGCAGAGACCACAGCACATCTTCAGAAAGAAGGCAGAGTTTGCAGAAACGACATGAAAAGCCTTCAGCTACAAGTCAGGcgagcagagctgagcagagtcCTGAACCTCTGTATTTTGAG GATGAAGATGAATTTCCAGAGCTAAATAGTGACAATGGCAGCAGCAAAAGTAGTAGCATCCAGCAGAAGATTTCACCCAAAGTA TTGGATGACTTACCAGAGAATTCTCCAATCAATATAGTCCAAACTCCAATTCCCATTACAACCTCTGTACCAAAGCGTGCAAAAAGTCAGAAGAAGAAGGCCTTGGCTGCAGCACTTGCAACAGCTCAAGAATATTCAGAGATAAGCATGGAACAGAAAAAACTTCAA GAGGCTTTATCTAAAGCAGCTGGAAAGAAGAGCAAGACCCCTGTTCAGTTAGATTTGGGTGACATGTTAGCAGCtcttgaaaagcagcagcaagcaaTGAAAGCTCGTCAGATCACCAACACCAGGCCTCTCTCATACACAG ttggcagtgctgctcccttTCATACCAAAGAATCTGCCAGCAGAAAGTCCTTAACAAAGGGACAGCCGTCTATGGGTTGCCTTAATCCTTTGGATTCGACTGCCCCGAAAgttaagagaggaaaagagagagagattgCAAAACTGAAACGCCCTACAGCACTTAAAAAG attattttgaaagaaagagaagagaagaaaggtcGTTTATCAGGTGACCACAGCCTTCTGGGTTCTGATGAACAGAAAGAGGCTCATTTAAACTTGACTGCTGACCAGTCGCAGGAGCTGGCCTCTCAGGAAG AAACTGGTCTGAGTATGCCTAGTGATACTTCACTTTCTCCAGCAAGTCAGAATTCTCCATACTGCATGACCCCAGTGTCACAGGGCTCACCTGCTAGTTCTGGAATAGGCAGTCCAATGGCATCTTCTGCAATAACCAAAATTCACAGCAAGAGATTCAGAGA ATACTGTAACCAAGTTTTAAGTAAAGAAATAGATGAGTGTGTGACTCTCCTATTGCAAGAGCTTGTCAGCTTCCAGGAACGGATTTACCAAAAGGATCCCATGAGAGCTAAAGCAAGGAGAAGACTCGTTATGGGGTTGCGTGAGGTTACGAAGCACATGAAACTAAACAAGATCAAGTGTGTAATCATATCCCCCAACTGTGAAAAAATTCAGTCAAAAG GTGGACTAGATGAGGCTCTATATAATGTAATAGCCATGGCACGAGAACAAGAAATTCCATTTGTCTTTGCTCTTGGCCGCAAGGCTCTTGGCCGCTGTGTGAACAAGCTGGTTCCTGTTAGTGTCGTGGGTATCTTCAACTACTCAGGTGCTGAG GATCTGTTTAATAAGCTGGTATCCCTGACTGAAGAGGCCAGGAAAGCCTACAGGGACATGGTGGCTGCAAtggagcaggaacaggcagaAGAAGCCTTGAAGAATGTCAAAAAGGCCCCGCATCACATGGGTCATTCTCGTAACCCTTCTGCAGCAAGTGCTATCTCATTCTGTAGTGTTATTTCTGAACCCATATCTGAGGTCAATGAGAAAGAATATG AAACAAACTGGAGAAATATGGTGGAAACGTCTGATGGGTTAGAGACCTCTGAAAATGAGAGAGAATCTGTGTGCAAGGCTGCAGTACCAGAAAAAGCTGGTAATGGCCAAATGGAAAAAGCCACTCTTAATAAACAACCACCTCTGGCTACAACTGGCGCTACCTCAGCAACAAATCACGGAAAATCCACCCCAGGTGACAAAGATGAGGTAAAACCAGATGACAATCTGGAATGGGCCTCACAGCAGAGTACAGAAACAGGATCCCTGGATGGCAGCTGCCGAGATCTTTTGAATTCTTCCATGACCAGTACCACCAGTACTCTTGTGCCAGGAatgctggaagaggaggaggaagaggaagatgacGATGATGAGGATTATGCCCATGAACCAATTTCTGTAGAAGTTCAGCTTAATAGCAGAATTGAATCTTGGGTTTCAGAGACCCAGAGAACTATGGAAACACTGCAGCTTGGGAAGACCCTTAGTGGTGCTGAAGAAGACAATGCAGAACAaagtgaagaggaagaaatagaGACTTCAGAGCAGGCTGATCCCATCACTGATGGGGAGGAATGGACAAATGATAAGCACGCAAGTAACACTCAACATAAACCCACCATCTGCAGTTCTTTGAATAAAGAACACACAGATTCCATCTATATGCCGTAA